The Hyperthermus butylicus DSM 5456 genome includes a region encoding these proteins:
- a CDS encoding tRNA(His) guanylyltransferase Thg1 family protein has product MNSPLDEVLAVNPAALEETYRSRELFQGYRVEPPFALRLDGVGWGHRLEGFTQPRDLRVHRALVHAVMEVLRLLGGCCGYVVSDEANIVFLDEAPYGGRVEKLASISAAIASATVSLELGRRLFLDSRVVKLYSKRDAYRYLLYRARVGFNNYVSTLYHQHLGSKKYTPPLHVMLHELREKTDLDPLKGPHWRSLGSCIAYLEAERQSNNTMALRRRIAAMDGLELCRKKLLENEGKE; this is encoded by the coding sequence TTGAACAGCCCCCTTGACGAGGTTCTAGCTGTTAACCCGGCAGCACTAGAGGAAACATACCGCAGCAGAGAGCTCTTCCAGGGATACCGTGTAGAGCCGCCCTTCGCACTACGGCTCGACGGTGTTGGGTGGGGACACCGCCTAGAGGGCTTCACGCAGCCCCGCGACCTCCGCGTGCACCGCGCACTGGTACACGCTGTTATGGAGGTTCTAAGACTGCTGGGGGGCTGCTGTGGCTACGTGGTCAGCGACGAGGCCAACATTGTCTTCCTAGACGAGGCCCCCTACGGTGGCCGCGTCGAGAAGCTAGCCAGCATATCTGCCGCCATAGCCTCAGCCACTGTATCCCTGGAACTCGGCCGCAGGCTATTCCTAGACTCCCGCGTTGTGAAGCTCTACAGCAAACGGGACGCCTACCGCTACCTACTCTACCGCGCACGGGTCGGCTTCAACAACTACGTCTCAACACTCTACCACCAACACCTAGGCTCCAAGAAGTACACGCCACCACTACACGTAATGCTACACGAACTACGAGAGAAGACAGACCTCGACCCCCTCAAGGGGCCGCACTGGCGTAGCCTGGGCAGCTGCATAGCATACCTAGAAGCCGAAAGACAATCCAACAACACCATGGCTCTGAGGAGACGAATAGCAGCAATGGACGGCCTCGAACTCTGCAGAAAGAAGCTACTAGAAAACGAGGGCAAGGAATAA
- a CDS encoding putative integrase produces MPPKPVVKKIKGRIYVYPQGRENGRVVTKCVGPLDRIVNERLM; encoded by the coding sequence TTGCCTCCCAAGCCTGTAGTTAAGAAGATCAAGGGAAGAATATACGTCTACCCGCAAGGCCGAGAGAATGGTAGAGTAGTCACCAAGTGTGTTGGGCCTCTCGACAGAATCGTGAACGAGCGGCTCATGTAA